The DNA window GCTCAACACCAGAAGATTAAGGCAGAAGTTGAGATTCGCATCGGTGAAACCGACGATGGTCACTTTTCCTATTACAGCAAGTGTAAGTAATTTTGGGCTTAATTTTTCCATGTGATCAATGTTGTTTTGAGATAATAgtaatctattttttttgtgttgcAGTTGATCATTGGTTTAGGTCATCTATGGATCATTGGGGACATGATGAGTTTATACCAATTTGTGATATGAGAAACTTTCGGAATGAAGATTGTGTTTCATTACGAGTAGAAGTCCATGTTGAAGCTATTGTTTCTTGATGATGCACCTAAAAACTTGTGGTTTTGTTTCCATggtttattttgaaatattgggatccctttccttctctcttttttacttCGCACATTGAAGGGATTTCTATCTATCaaatatggaaaaaaaaaatatattagtacTCTTACCTTCATATTGTTTATGCTACATTTTATATACCCTGTATTTCTGAAAATATGTATTGGACTATTAAATACACAAATAAAGAGGGATAATAATCATTTCAATTATAAAGTTGGTCAAATACTAATCTGTTTAATAacaattgaaattgaaatattacaTCAAGAAGCTTTTTAACCTTTTTTCAATTGTCCCATTCTTGTACATTCAAATGTAAATTGGTTACTTGGTGATATTAAAACAATATagtttcaataaaataaaaatacttattttaatgatatatgttgtaaaaatcaccaataGACCTTTTATACTACATTAATGAGATGAGATCATTAAAAACTTATGAATTCAAAAATGTGACTAATCAAGATACGTTATCTTTGggggagaaaatatttcattaattgattgaatgaataaaacgataacaacctagccctatttataatactagaatactagcttagggaacaagaaaacaagatacgaaaagatactatgaatcaaaagataactaaacaaaagatatggaagataaaatatatctaaactaaaggACTCGTATCAGAAACTAGATATGATTCGCCTGCGAACTTGCTGATGAAGATCCAATGCTTTTCCTTATTATCGAATTATGCAATTGACGAGTATGAATCTAGGGTGTTTGAATCTGGTGTCTATAAATGGTTAGTTTACTTATCTTGCTTTTTTTTTgactttttaccattttgggatgtccatcGTTTCATTTGTCTTTTCACTGTATTTTACAAGGAGTATCGCATGCGGTTAACTTGTTCCACTCATGTTTTACCTTCTTACTTTCTAAAACCAAACTCATGCTGATCTCAAATGAGACAATTAATGATGGACGGAAAGGGTAACTCTATATTTGGACAGGAAGCTTATAATCTATCCTAACGGAGACACCGATGAAGACTACACCTTTTCAGTTTCCTTCTCCATTGCTGACATTGACTACCTCCCTGCCGGATGGGAGGTTAATGCTATCTTTGCCTTCTTTATACACAATCAAATAAAGGACAACTACGTCTGCTTTCGAGGTAGTTAATTTTCTCAGTTGTGGAGAAACTGTTTTTGCTGTTAGTAACTAGGTTTATGTAATGAAATATGATGTCGTCTCAGGACCTGCTCGTCGCTTCAATGCCGTTATTCCTAGATGGGGACTTTCCAAATTAATCTCCAAGGAGACTTTGATGGAACCTACTAATGGTTATGTTGCGGACGACAATTGTGTGTTTGGTGCTGAAGTTTTAGTCGTCAAAAGTGAACGTGTTAACGAATGTCTGAGTTTGGTAAAAGATGCGGGCTCCTAATAAGCGCGAATGGAAGATTCCTGACTTTTCGAAGTTGGAGAATGTTTGGGGTTCTGaagtgtgaccctttaggccctcattaCAACTTGTCTGTTTTAAGtttatctaattttattttatctacttaGGAAAGTTGAGCTCTATCCTAAGGGAGTTCCTTCACAGCCAAAAAACCGCAACATTTTCTTGTATGTTGTTTCAAAGGGCATCCCTCCTCATCAAAGGGATAGCCACTGCCCTATAACATGTTAGGTTTTTCACAGTTTTTTCATCTTCCATTTCAATTTGAACACACCTATCCTAGTTGTTTTGATTCTGAATTTTGTGTAACACGGAATGGTAAATGTAGAAGACAAGCACTTTTAAACTAAACAAGTGTTTAAGAATATTCCTAAAATATCCATGTTATTCCAAATAAATTTCAATATTCCCATGTTATAGGGTTCTTTACATCTATCCATTTTGATTTGCTGATAACaactctacctttttcattgcAGTTACACGATGGTTTACATCTTCATGTACGGGTTGGGGATTTCATGAGTTTGTATCGATTGCTGATATGACCGACGACTGTTGTTTTGTGGAGATTGAAATCACGTTGCAAGCTGTTGTGCTCGAAGCACCTGAAATCTAGCTACTTTAAATGTTGTTTTGCTCTTTGAACAAAATCTGGATGGTTTATTATGGAAGGATGTTGTTTAGACCCTATTTTGGAAGCCTTGTTGAGATTAGCCTAGTCTAAGTTGGTAAGGGTTATGTGAATATCATGGTTTTGTTTTGTGCATGAATCTTTATTTTTCCTTGgtggtagtagtagtacttatgTATATGAAGAATATTTCTCAAAGAATCATGAACTATCTTGAGCTGATCATTTGTGGAGAGCaaacataaatatatttaattatgttgtgctaaaaaagaaaaataataatcatatttgCATTTCATTTATTAACTTATGTGTTGTTAATTcacaataaaaatgaaagttgcatataaaaagaaaataaaataactccATTTGCTTTTCATTTGTTAATTTCTGTGGTTGAAGTTGGAAAATAGGCTATAATatcaaattataattaaaacCAACATAatacttcaaatatttatattatttgaaaaattaaatataccACGCgaaacttattttattttgaataaacaCAACGTGAGATCATCGAGTAGAACAAACATGTACGATGTATATATAGTGCAACAACGTCCAGGCAAtaagattaattaaattagtgcTTATAAATATTTACGCGACTTATGAAAATTGAAGAGATGGAACGAAATTAAGACTGACATATGAaaagtgataaaataaaaatataatctgAACTCTaataataaagtataaaaaataagatattaaaataatattaatatattaacaGATTCTCGATCGACCTAAACCTAAATCGaactcaacccaaaattgcCGTGGTCTTAGCGGATCAAGCCGATAAGAATACGAACATGATAAGACTTAACCCTAATCCGTTAATTTTATGTGCAAGGAAATTAGTAAATATATCTATTTTCTCTTGTTAAAATATAGTAATTTGGATATTTATGACGAAGTTTAAAGAAATAGATAGAACAAGTCATTTCATACTTACATGAATTTGGCATTTGGGGTTCGTTTTTGACACACGA is part of the Salvia splendens isolate huo1 chromosome 6, SspV2, whole genome shotgun sequence genome and encodes:
- the LOC121807904 gene encoding ubiquitin C-terminal hydrolase 13-like → MKIQCFSLLSNYAIDEYESRVFESGVYKWKLIIYPNGDTDEDYTFSVSFSIADIDYLPAGWEVNAIFAFFIHNQIKDNYVCFRGPARRFNAVIPRWGLSKLISKETLMEPTNGYVADDNCVFGAEVLVVKSERVNEFTRWFTSSCTGWGFHEFVSIADMTDDCCFVEIEITLQAVVLEAPEI